The following proteins are co-located in the Thermodesulfobacteriota bacterium genome:
- a CDS encoding AbrB/MazE/SpoVT family DNA-binding domain-containing protein yields MIDVGRVGKRGTVVIPPRMLRRYGLEEGCLLVLEEGPEGLTLRRAADEELLETYTTQRRAEFLLQNAVDEEDDAQARFEVRRLGLDPAAIPHERP; encoded by the coding sequence ATGATCGACGTGGGAAGAGTCGGCAAGCGCGGAACCGTGGTCATCCCGCCCCGGATGTTGCGGCGCTACGGACTCGAGGAGGGCTGCTTGCTCGTCCTGGAGGAAGGCCCCGAAGGGCTCACGCTGCGGCGAGCCGCAGACGAGGAGCTTCTGGAGACCTACACGACCCAACGAAGAGCTGAGTTCCTGCTCCAGAATGCCGTCGACGAAGAGGATGACGCGCAGGCCCGATTCGAGGTGCGGCGGCTGGGCCTGGACCCCGCCGCCATCCCCCACGAGCGGCCGTAA